One window from the genome of Flavobacterium agricola encodes:
- a CDS encoding M23 family metallopeptidase yields the protein MLKYLYVFLAAALLVGCGEEKKEEIVQQVVVEKPKEEIRTAFGFVLNDFEVKHDTIVSGDSFGKILGQNNFSAAQIHEVNEKVKTDFNTRQIRIGKPYTLLKDKNTDSLKVFIYQQDKLHYTVIDLRDSVRVTNNTVPTVLKERVIAGELQGSLSESLNKLGVQPGIATELSNIYAWSIDFFKLDKGNKFALSLTERFLEDGEYVGVESINGSFIEYRGKLMYSFPHKKSESQRRPEYYDEEGKQMKSMFLKAPLKFFRITSKFTKQRFHPVQLKWKAHNGTDYAAPHGTEIMTTAAGTVIETGYTAGNGNYVKVKHNGTYTTQYLHMSKILVKKGQHVAQGEVIGRVGSTGLATGPHVCYRFWKNGVQVDPLSQALPSADPMDKKELPGYLAKINPIKQQLDSVATITFRDKELH from the coding sequence ATTTTGAAATACCTATATGTTTTTTTAGCTGCAGCCTTGTTGGTTGGTTGTGGTGAAGAAAAGAAAGAAGAAATAGTTCAACAAGTTGTTGTTGAAAAACCAAAAGAAGAAATACGTACTGCCTTTGGGTTTGTTTTAAATGATTTTGAAGTGAAACACGATACTATTGTATCTGGTGATAGCTTTGGTAAAATTTTAGGACAAAACAATTTTAGCGCTGCACAAATTCATGAGGTAAATGAAAAAGTTAAGACCGATTTTAATACCAGACAAATTAGAATAGGTAAGCCTTATACCTTATTAAAGGATAAAAACACAGATAGCTTAAAAGTTTTTATTTACCAACAAGATAAATTGCATTATACCGTTATTGATTTAAGAGACTCGGTTCGCGTAACTAATAATACCGTGCCCACTGTTTTAAAAGAACGTGTTATTGCTGGCGAACTACAAGGGTCATTGTCTGAATCATTAAATAAATTAGGAGTTCAACCGGGAATTGCTACCGAGTTATCTAACATTTATGCTTGGTCAATTGACTTTTTTAAATTAGATAAAGGAAACAAGTTTGCCTTAAGCTTAACAGAACGCTTTTTAGAAGATGGCGAATACGTAGGTGTAGAATCTATAAACGGATCTTTTATTGAATATCGCGGAAAATTGATGTATTCTTTTCCTCATAAAAAGTCAGAATCTCAACGCAGACCTGAATATTATGACGAGGAAGGAAAACAGATGAAAAGTATGTTTTTAAAAGCACCTTTAAAGTTTTTTAGAATTACTTCTAAATTCACCAAGCAACGTTTCCATCCGGTGCAATTAAAATGGAAAGCACATAACGGAACCGATTACGCCGCGCCTCATGGAACTGAAATAATGACTACTGCTGCCGGAACTGTTATAGAAACGGGTTATACTGCTGGTAACGGAAACTACGTTAAAGTTAAACATAACGGAACGTATACCACGCAATATTTACACATGTCAAAAATTTTAGTTAAAAAAGGACAACATGTTGCGCAAGGTGAAGTTATTGGTAGAGTTGGTAGTACTGGATTAGCTACCGGACCTCATGTTTGTTACCGTTTCTGGAAAAATGGTGTACAAGTAGATCCGCTTTCACAAGCATTACCAAGTGCTGATCCGATGGATAAAAAAGAATTGCCAGGTTATTTGGCAAAAATTAACCCAATTAAGCAACAATTAGATAGCGTTGCAACTATTACTTTTAGAGATAAGGAGTTACACTAA
- the pgi gene encoding glucose-6-phosphate isomerase: protein MALFSINPTKTKAWEELQLHFNEVHTMDVRKLFQEDVNRFENLSIRTNHLLFDFSKNRITNDTLSKLVALAKETGVEDAIQKYFSGDPINATENRAVLHTALRTPKGEQIKLGNKNIINDVHAARVKIKKFVREIISGARTGFTNKKITDVVNIGIGGSDLGPRFVTNALAFYKNHLNVHFISNIDPDYIQDLLVTLNPETTLFVVVSKTFTTDETISNASFCRTWFLQKGCILDIEKHFVAVSHNKKEAESFGIASENIFPMWDWVGGRYSLWSAVGLSIALAIGYKNFELLLEGAHEMDIHFKTQPLEQNIPIVTALLSIWYNNFYETETEAVIPYSQYLERLPAFLQQLSMESNGKSVDRNGNAVTYQTGNVIWGDCGTNSQHAFFQLIHQGTKLIPIDFIGFINPLHESLAQQYAKLTVNMFAQADALLTGKTKDQLKDADQNGLQAPHKIFEGNKPSSIFLFEKLCPKTIGILLAMYEHKTFVQGVIWNIYSFDQFGVELGKQRFKEIFENNSINTSKSSLYFTNQILNFYLKNKK from the coding sequence ATGGCATTATTTTCAATAAATCCCACCAAAACTAAAGCTTGGGAAGAATTGCAGCTTCATTTTAATGAAGTGCATACTATGGATGTTCGAAAACTTTTTCAAGAAGATGTAAATCGTTTTGAAAATCTTTCTATCCGTACAAATCATTTGTTATTTGATTTTTCAAAAAACAGGATAACGAATGATACGCTTTCTAAACTTGTTGCTTTAGCTAAAGAGACGGGAGTTGAAGATGCTATACAAAAATACTTTTCGGGAGATCCGATTAATGCTACTGAAAACAGAGCTGTTTTACACACTGCGCTTCGTACGCCAAAGGGAGAGCAGATTAAGTTAGGTAATAAAAATATTATTAATGATGTACATGCAGCACGCGTAAAAATTAAAAAGTTTGTTCGTGAAATTATTTCAGGCGCACGGACCGGGTTTACAAATAAAAAAATAACGGATGTTGTAAATATAGGTATTGGAGGTTCAGATTTAGGGCCACGATTTGTTACCAATGCATTGGCTTTTTATAAAAACCATTTAAACGTTCATTTTATATCAAACATTGATCCTGACTATATTCAGGATTTATTAGTTACGTTAAATCCAGAAACAACTTTGTTTGTTGTTGTTTCAAAAACTTTTACTACTGACGAAACCATTTCTAATGCAAGTTTTTGTAGAACTTGGTTTTTGCAAAAAGGGTGTATTTTAGATATAGAAAAACACTTTGTTGCTGTTTCTCATAATAAAAAAGAAGCCGAATCATTTGGTATTGCGTCAGAAAATATTTTTCCGATGTGGGATTGGGTTGGCGGACGTTATTCTTTGTGGAGCGCTGTTGGCTTGTCAATTGCTTTAGCAATTGGTTATAAAAATTTTGAGTTGTTATTAGAAGGTGCTCATGAAATGGATATCCATTTTAAAACGCAACCGCTAGAACAAAATATTCCAATTGTTACAGCTTTGTTATCTATATGGTATAACAATTTTTATGAAACAGAAACCGAAGCTGTTATTCCGTATTCTCAATATTTAGAGCGCTTGCCTGCTTTTTTACAGCAACTTTCTATGGAAAGTAATGGAAAGTCAGTGGATAGAAACGGAAACGCAGTAACGTATCAAACCGGAAATGTTATTTGGGGAGATTGTGGAACCAATTCACAACATGCCTTTTTTCAGCTAATTCATCAAGGTACAAAATTAATACCGATTGATTTTATTGGTTTTATTAATCCGTTGCACGAATCGTTAGCTCAACAATATGCGAAATTAACCGTTAATATGTTTGCGCAAGCTGATGCGTTGCTAACCGGAAAAACTAAAGACCAGCTTAAAGATGCTGATCAAAATGGTTTACAAGCACCTCATAAAATATTTGAAGGCAACAAGCCGTCGTCCATTTTTTTGTTTGAAAAATTATGCCCAAAAACGATCGGAATTTTGTTGGCTATGTACGAGCATAAGACGTTTGTACAGGGGGTAATTTGGAATATTTACAGCTTTGATCAGTTTGGTGTTGAATTAGGTAAGCAAAGAT